Genomic window (Melioribacteraceae bacterium):
CTTTCTAAAGAACTTGATGGGTATATTAATTCCGTTAAAAATGGGTTGAACCGCCTAATCCGGACTATTGATTTGATTCTAAACTCAGCGCTTGAAATATCCGATCTAACCAAATATGAATACAACAATATTGATATTAGTAACGATATACTTCCCCGCATTTTCAATGACTTTGAGCCAATTGCGAAAGAAAAAGGAATTTCTCTTTCCTATCATATTTCTTCTAATAAGAATGTTTATGCGGATGAATATTCAATAAAACAAATTCTTACACATCTCTTAGATAATGCTGTAAAGTTCACAGAAGTAGGCGAAATAGTTATTTCTGCTTATGAAAACACAAAAAATGAATTTGAGATCAGTATAAAAGATACCGGGATTGGAATTTCTGAGGAATATACTCACAAAATGTTTAACATATTTTCGCAAGAAGACAGCAGCACAACCAGAAAATATGATGGAAATGGTCTTGGTTTATTTCTGGTAAAAAAATATTGCGAAAGAAACAAAGTCCAAATCTTTGTTAATAGTGTAAAAGGAGTGGGCTCAACCTTTACTCTTGTTTTTGAAAATGAAACAGCTAGCTAAATGGAGTGTGAAAATGAAAAATATATTTATCAAATTATTAATATTAATAGCGCTTATAATTGTTTCTTCTTTTTACTTGAGTGGTTGCATGATGGCCGGTATGGGAATGATGCATGGCGATGGCAATGGCGAGATGGAAAATAATAGTATGGACAGAATAATTATTAAAGAATATAATACAGCAGAATATAAAATTACGGCCGAGTTTCCAGCGATGATTACTGCCAATTCGAACGTTTGTAGAATAAAAATCCTTGATAAGACGGGTAATACTTTGCTATCAGATGCAAAAATTTCTCTTGAATTACTGAACGAAAAAACAAATGGAGATACTGATCATAACATGAAATTTTCGCATGTCAAATTTCAACACACAAAATTCGAGAATGATTATTTTGTCTTCTCGCCAAAAATTAACTCTGCTGACAGTTACCATTTAATATTTTCAATAGAACAAATAGGAACAGATATTTTTGACTCGCCAATCGAAATTGAATACACTACTGAAAATCATTCGGATATTCACGACCATCACATTTATTTCGGATTCGGCAGTGTTTTTACATCTCCCTATTTTTATGTTAGTGCTGTTACAATGGCTGTAATGATGTTTTTTATTTTAAGGTAGGGATTAAATATCCATTCACATTTCAAATAATTTCAAAACAATCAAAGTAGGTTGTGTGATTAATAAAGAGGAAATTTCTAGTGCCATCGCTGCACATGGTAAATGGAAACAACGTTTAATTGATGCAATTGAGACTGGCAAAAGCGAATTTACAGTCGCGCTTTTAAGAGTTGATAATTTATGCGACTTTGGTAAATGGCTTTACTCTTTATCTGCTGAAGAAAAATTATCTCCGTATTGGAATGAGGTGCAAAAACTTCATGCTAAATTTCACACCGAGGCAGCTAAAATTCTTGACCTTGCTATTAATGGAAAAGTTAATGAGGCCAAAGAAGCAATGTCTTTAGGTAAAGATTATATGAAGTGTTCGGGAGAATTAACCAGAGCAATGATGAAGTGGAGAGATTCATTAACAATCAATTAGTATAGTGTATATATTCGGAGAAGTCTTATGTCAAAAATTAAGTTCGATAAACGTTCTTTAATATACTTCTGCATTATTCTTATTATCATTTTTATTACTCATTGCATCTTGATTGATGGGGGAACGGGCTCCCATCACGGCGCAAGTATTATAAATATAGTTTTCAATTCGTTTCTTATGACAATAATCGTATTTCCCTTCCTTCTAGTTTTTCTTTGGTCCGATATAAAGAAAAGAACAAGAATTGAAGAAGAGTTAAGAAAATCAATTGCGGAGAAAGATAAATTTTTCGCTATTATAGCTCATGATCTAAGAAGCCCGTTTCAAGGTTTTATTGGCCTGGCAGAGTTATTGGCTGCCAACGCAAATGAATTTACAAAAGCTGAATTAACAACCGTTAGCAAGGAAATGCACCAAAAGGCGAGTAATTTATTTGTATTACTAGAAAATCTTTTGGAATGGGCTCATGTTCAAAGAGGCACAATTAATTTTTCACCACAAGATTGTTCGTTATCAGAAATTATTAATCATTCCATTGAAATTGTAGCTCAAAACGCGGATCATAAAAATATAGAGATTATTAATTCTGCTCAAGATTCAAGTTTAGTATATGCTGATGAAAAAATGATAGATTCAGTTTTGAGAAATCTTCTTTCCAACGCGGTGAAATTTACGCCAAAAGGCGGAAAGGTAGTTGTAAGTTCCAGACTTTTAAATAACACTACCGTTGAAATTTCTGTTGCCGATAGCGGAATTGGAATGTCAGATTCACTTCGTAACAAGTTATTTATTGTTGGCGAAAAAGTTGGACGTGAAGGAACTGATGGTGAAAAAAGCTCTGGACTTGGTCTTTTACTATGTAAAGAATTTATAGAAAAAAATGGTGGTAATATCCGGGTGGAAAGCCAAAAACATAAAGGTTCTACTTTTAGGTTTACATTGCCTTTGTCAGTTAATAAAAAATAAAAATTCTATTATGAATAAGTATTATAAATGAATTCCGCAAGTATTAAAAATATCCTTCTTGAAGCAGACTCTTCCGAAATCAAAAGAATATTCAAGGATGCCAAAGCTGTTAAACAAACTATACTGGGTCACGATGTTTATCTACGTGGTTTAATTGAGTTAAGTAATATTTGCACTAAGGATTGCTTTTACTGCGGCATTAGAAAATCCAACCACTCCGTTAATAGATATATAATGACAAAAGATGAAATTATTGCTTCGGCTATGTTTGCCTATGAAAAAGGCTTTGGCTCAATCGTTCTTCAATCCGGCGAAAGAGAAGATGAAAACTTTATCGCTTTTATTGAAAACATCGTTGAAGAAATAAATTATTTGACATCTCAGCAGCTAAGAATTACTCTCTCTCTTGGGGAACAAACTACTGAAACTTACAAGCGCTGGTTTAATTCCGGCGCACATCGTTATTTACTTCGCATCGAAACTTCAAATGAATCTCTATACAATAAAATTCATCCAGCTGATCACAGTTATGGTGATCGCGTTAATTGTCTTTCGGTCTTAAAAGAAATCGGTTTTCAACTTGGCACCGGTGTAATGATTGGACTTCCTCATCAAACGATTACAGATTTAGTAAATGACATACTTTTTTTCAAAGAAATGGATATTGATATGATTGGCATGGGTCCCTTTATTGAACACTCTCAGACTCCTTTATTTGGACAGCCGGTTTATATCGCTAATTCACATTCCCAATTGCTTGAATTATCACTCAAAATGATTGCTGCAACTAGAATATTTCTTCCCAAAATAAACATTGCTGCAACAACAGCATTGCAAGCTTTGGATCCTTTC
Coding sequences:
- a CDS encoding HAMP domain-containing histidine kinase; this encodes MSKIKFDKRSLIYFCIILIIIFITHCILIDGGTGSHHGASIINIVFNSFLMTIIVFPFLLVFLWSDIKKRTRIEEELRKSIAEKDKFFAIIAHDLRSPFQGFIGLAELLAANANEFTKAELTTVSKEMHQKASNLFVLLENLLEWAHVQRGTINFSPQDCSLSEIINHSIEIVAQNADHKNIEIINSAQDSSLVYADEKMIDSVLRNLLSNAVKFTPKGGKVVVSSRLLNNTTVEISVADSGIGMSDSLRNKLFIVGEKVGREGTDGEKSSGLGLLLCKEFIEKNGGNIRVESQKHKGSTFRFTLPLSVNKK
- the hydE gene encoding [FeFe] hydrogenase H-cluster radical SAM maturase HydE, whose product is MNSASIKNILLEADSSEIKRIFKDAKAVKQTILGHDVYLRGLIELSNICTKDCFYCGIRKSNHSVNRYIMTKDEIIASAMFAYEKGFGSIVLQSGEREDENFIAFIENIVEEINYLTSQQLRITLSLGEQTTETYKRWFNSGAHRYLLRIETSNESLYNKIHPADHSYGDRVNCLSVLKEIGFQLGTGVMIGLPHQTITDLVNDILFFKEMDIDMIGMGPFIEHSQTPLFGQPVYIANSHSQLLELSLKMIAATRIFLPKINIAATTALQALDPFGREKGINAGANVIMPNVTLTQYRKDYLLYEDKPCVNDLADDCFDCVIKRIEMTGQKVALFSNGDSLNFLAKNNQLL
- a CDS encoding CZB domain-containing protein codes for the protein MINKEEISSAIAAHGKWKQRLIDAIETGKSEFTVALLRVDNLCDFGKWLYSLSAEEKLSPYWNEVQKLHAKFHTEAAKILDLAINGKVNEAKEAMSLGKDYMKCSGELTRAMMKWRDSLTIN